In Nocardia sp. XZ_19_385, the sequence GTCAGATTGTCGGCGAAGATCGATGTGCCGTCTGGGGCGAGCGCGATTCCGTTGGACAGTGGCACATTGGCCCAGGTCTTGGTGTATTCGCCGGTGCTGGGGCGGTAGCGCGAGATCCCGGATGGCACGCCGTTGACGCCGATATTGGTGAAGAGCAGGTCGCCGTCCGGCAGCAGCAGGAGCCCGTTCGGGCCGTTCAACCCCGTGAGCAGTGTTGTCACCGTGCGGGTTTCACGGTCGTAGCGCTCCAGCGTGCCGGGCTCCTCCATAAATCCGTCGCCGGTGACGAAGTAGACGTACTTCCCGGCAACGCGCACGCCGGCCGGGCTTTTCAACCCCGTCACCAGCTTCTCGACCCGCCCACGCGCATCGACGTGTGCGAGATATCCGTCGAGAATGCCCGTCACGTAGAACCCGCCCGCCCCATCGGAATCCAGATTCTCCAGATTCCCGATCCCGCTGACGACGCTACCGACTTCCCAACCGTCCGAGCATGTTCCAGGATTCGCCAACCCCGTCTGTGGCGCTCCGACGATCAACCCGACCGCCATCGCGCACGTCAGGCCGACAGCCCGAATCCGCCGACTCCCCAT encodes:
- a CDS encoding SMP-30/gluconolactonase/LRE family protein, which codes for MGKGMGSRRIRAVGLTCAMAVGLIVGAPQTGLANPGTCSDGWEVGSVVSGIGNLENLDSDGAGGFYVTGILDGYLAHVDARGRVEKLVTGLKSPAGVRVAGKYVYFVTGDGFMEEPGTLERYDRETRTVTTLLTGLNGPNGLLLLPDGDLLFTNIGVNGVPSGISRYRPSTGEYTKTWANVPLSNGIALAPDGTSIFADNLTLRIFRIPLNRPSEQTVVAGVPQLMGLLDDMEATRAGQLFVADHMQGAIYQVDTATGTACSIVTGLIKSAGNRNPPDGATSVRIARDGDTWALYATSMDGTLYRLRPPAGLDLTPATPQR